In Candidatus Sulfurimonas marisnigri, a single genomic region encodes these proteins:
- a CDS encoding prepilin peptidase codes for MELLTIAFIFGMLIGSFLNVIILRIPNDESIVFGGSHCTTCGHNLKPWHNVPLFSWLFLRGKCSFCGAKISIQYPLIELTSGLIFLMLVNKFGFSVPVLFIALSFFMLLSLSMIDLKYKMVPDSLNLLALLFAIVGAWSLHGVLTNFQNALLFAGGFTLLRFALSYYLTSSAHRDAKKTITPWTKNYHTYPFIEAMGEGDIMVGATMGALLGVKLTLVAVFLSAILALPVMIFLINRYGQGQTVPFVPFLVLATFIVYIFDSYVLTLVEALY; via the coding sequence ATGGAACTACTTACTATTGCTTTTATATTCGGTATGCTTATTGGTTCGTTTTTAAATGTAATTATATTACGAATACCTAATGATGAAAGTATAGTATTTGGAGGCTCACACTGCACAACATGCGGACATAACTTGAAGCCCTGGCATAACGTACCTCTATTTTCTTGGTTATTTTTAAGAGGAAAATGCTCTTTTTGTGGTGCGAAGATATCCATACAATATCCACTTATTGAACTGACGTCTGGATTGATATTTTTAATGTTGGTCAACAAGTTTGGTTTTAGTGTTCCTGTTCTTTTTATAGCACTTAGCTTCTTTATGCTTTTATCTCTTTCAATGATTGATTTAAAATATAAAATGGTTCCGGACTCGCTTAATCTTTTGGCTTTGTTATTTGCAATAGTTGGTGCTTGGAGTTTACACGGAGTTTTAACAAACTTTCAAAATGCTCTTCTCTTCGCAGGTGGATTTACTCTATTGAGATTTGCCCTATCATATTACCTAACATCATCTGCTCACAGGGATGCTAAAAAAACTATAACACCTTGGACAAAAAACTATCATACATATCCATTTATAGAAGCTATGGGCGAAGGCGACATAATGGTTGGGGCAACAATGGGAGCACTTCTTGGTGTAAAACTAACTCTTGTCGCTGTATTTCTTTCAGCAATTTTGGCACTACCTGTTATGATATTTCTTATAAATAGATATGGGCAAGGGCAAACTGTTCCTTTTGTTCCATTTTTAGTTCTGGCAACATTTATAGTTTATATATTTGATAGCTATGTTTTAACACTAGTTGAGGCCCTATACTAA
- a CDS encoding di-trans,poly-cis-decaprenylcistransferase translates to MNKAKHIAIIMDGNGRWAELKDKKRVKGHEAGAKVVKEITTFCSQSKDIERLTLYAFSTENWKRPRLEVEFLMKLLESYLRNELPVYLKNNVRFEPIGDTRAFSKSLQKTIKDVQEKTSHCDGLVQSLALNYGAQDEILRAVNKIKDCEDFITEAMLSNALDCKHNVDLLIRTGGDHRLSNFLLWQAAYAELFFTDTLWPDFTTDDLQKIIKDFTKIERRFGGLK, encoded by the coding sequence ATGAACAAAGCAAAACACATAGCAATTATTATGGATGGCAACGGTCGATGGGCAGAGCTCAAAGATAAAAAAAGAGTTAAAGGTCATGAAGCAGGAGCAAAGGTTGTTAAAGAGATTACAACATTTTGTTCACAGAGCAAAGATATAGAGAGGTTAACGCTTTATGCATTTTCAACAGAAAACTGGAAAAGACCAAGACTAGAAGTTGAGTTTTTAATGAAGCTGTTAGAATCGTATCTAAGAAATGAGCTTCCTGTCTATCTGAAAAACAATGTACGGTTTGAGCCTATTGGTGACACTAGGGCTTTTTCCAAGTCTCTACAAAAAACTATAAAAGATGTTCAAGAAAAAACATCTCACTGTGATGGCTTGGTTCAGTCGCTTGCACTTAACTATGGTGCTCAAGATGAGATACTAAGAGCTGTTAATAAAATTAAAGACTGTGAAGACTTCATAACAGAAGCAATGCTCTCAAACGCACTTGACTGCAAACATAATGTAGATTTACTTATTCGCACAGGTGGAGACCACAGACTATCTAACTTTTTACTTTGGCAGGCTGCATATGCTGAGCTATTTTTTACAGATACATTATGGCCAGATTTTACAACCGATGATTTACAAAAAATCATCAAGGATTTCACAAAAATTGAGAGACGCTTTGGAGGCTTAAAATAA